The Pungitius pungitius chromosome 4, fPunPun2.1, whole genome shotgun sequence nucleotide sequence CGGGGGTCGTGGTGGGTCGGCGTTTTTTCTACCTCTGAAGCGCTGAGAGCTACTTCAAGGCCCCTGAGTAGTACAAAGGGCGACCTGCTTTCATTCTGGAGTGTAATTACAGTCACTAATCAAATTGATGGTGTATTATTAAGTTAAAGTGACCTTCAGCTTGTAAACTACAGAGCTGTTTTCCTTCCTGCTTTTATCCTTTTTTGATCACGCTGGTGAATTGGAGCGTTCCTTAACCCTTGACCCTCCCCCCACATGGGCACTGCACCGCAGTTCAGGTCCTGTTTGCTCTGAATGGCGCCGCGCTGCTCTACTATTACCTCCGCACCTGCAGGGCCGACCCCGGCTTCGTCAAGGCAacggaaggagagaagaaatcGGTGGGCGGGAGCATTCAAAGTTTGACACGGGATGTCTCGGGAGCGATGAGCTGAGTTGCGGTTTGTGTTGTGTCCTCAGAATGTGGTGGTGTTGGCGGAAGCCGGCTGTCTGGACCCCAGAATATTCTGCACTTCTTGCATGGTGGGTCTCTGAGAAGCCAAAACGTTCCCTTTCTACCGCAGCACCGTTGCATTGACACAGACAGTGACGGCCTGTTTTGCTTTTTACATCTCCTTATGCACAGATAAAGAAACCAATGAGAACCAACCACTGCTTCCACTGTGACGCCTGCGTGGCGAAGCAGGACCACCACTCCGTCTGGACCAACGGCTGCATCGGTACGGCAGGCTGTAGCGAGCTAACCGGAACACGCGCGTCAGACAGGAGCCGAGTGAGCTTTAACAAAGctgtataaaaacacacatttagtaCGATCCGGTACCGCGttacagggttagggttacctCTGACATGACATCATAGTTCAGGCTGAACACGGTCTTTGTAATGCATGTCTTCCCAGGCGCCAGGAACCACCActacttcctcctcttcctgctctcccTCGTGCTGATGGGAGCCTGGATGTTCTACGGCTGCCTCACACGTGAGCGACTCGGGCGCGAACCCGCAGCTTCTGGCGCGTTGCCGCCGGAGACGCTTTAACCGTGCCGCGTGTTTCCCCTCCTCAGACTGGTCCGCTCGCTGCTCGCTGCGCTACGAGGAGCAGGGCGCGTGGGGCGTGGCCTCCGCCCTGGTCAGCTGCTCCCCCTGGCTGCTCGCGGTCTTCCTGATGGCCTTCTATCACACCTGCTGGTCCGGCTTGACGCTGGTTATGCAGCTCTACCAGGTGACTGAAGAGCTGGATGCGGCTCTTTTTAACGTAGCCCGTGAAATGCCTTTGTAGTTTCTGCCAAAGTGATCTTTTAACAATGAAATCCATGATAATTATGTATGAGTTTATATAGTATTTTTGGGTCAACCGATCTGtgatcgctctctctctctcactcactcactcactcactcactcactcactcactcactcactcactcactcactcactcactcacacacacacacgtgaactgACTGCTGTTGGTCCTTTGTTTCGGAGCAGATTGCCTTCCTGGGACTGACTACGGTGGAGCGGACGAACCTGATGCTCAACCAGAGGAAGCACCGACAGTCCGTCTCTCTCAGGCAGAATCCATACAAGTGAGTTGGTGTTGAGGTCATTACTTTTCAATATcttcatcttcaaccgcttatccgggggTCGGGTCGcaggggcaacagctccagcagaggaccccaaacttccctttcccacaTCTACCATCTACTCTCTAGTCCTGGGGTCTTCTCCAGGGCCCCACCCGGTAAAGCTagtgcaataccccccccctGCAACGAACAGGGTTGAAAAGGAGTGGAAAGATTCCACGCAGGACTCCATCCAGGGTCTCCAAAACCCAGCTTCTTTTGACCAAAGAAATCGAGTAGCTATCATATGATTTTGGCAATCATTAATTTTGTTGATCAGAAGATCCGTTCCTTTTGAAGTTATTAAGCAATAATTATAGCATAAAAAGTGACAATAAACAATTAATTCCTGCTCTTTTGGCTCCTGGCCAACCATATATCCAATATCTCTCGGCACGTTAACGGAAGTGCGTTCGCCACTtgactttgacctctgacctctgctgtctcctgtccctgcagtttgGGCGTAGTGAGGAACCTGGTGTCCTTCTTCCACCTGCGCTGTTGTGGCCTCTTCAAGCCGGCCGTCATCAACTGGACGCAGCAGTTTCCGCCCGGCCGCGACCTGCACGCGTTTGTACACACCGACATGGTGTGACCTCTGcccagggtcaaaggtcagactcTCGCAGTGGCTCTGGACCAAAAgaacaaagtatttatttatttttctagcTGTTTTTGCTCCTTGTGAAGAGAGACCACGCTACtctgcatcggggggggggggaacaaacaaagcattgtGTATCGTTCCATTCAGTTGCTCTGTACAGAATGCTGCCTTATTACCTGACCAATGGAAGGAAAATCACAAAGGTTTTCCTTTGGCTGAGGTTACCAAACCTCTAATGGCCGAAATTGTAATTCACGTTTTGAGATGAACACATCAagccttttttcattgtttgtcctggggggggggggtctttgtactttaaaatgtaaaagttggTTTTATGACTTTTGTAAGAGttgcatgtttttaataatgaatGACCACTGTAGGACTTCAATAAAGTGATGTTGGGCCTGTTCTTTTTATCTGACTCACGGGCCTCTTCAAACTCTGTGAATGAAGATCTGTTGTTGTGGTGAGGCTCCTCGTAAATGTCCAGGTTCTTTGATTTGGGAGATTGATGCAAACATGTACAAAATCACAATTTTATATCATGCTCAGATGTTTCTTGAAAataaacatactttttttttttttaaaggagttaTTGGCAAGTTAAGTTTTAGTCTGCTGAAGCCAAGATGACCACCTTAttgacgaggagaaggagcggaCCTTCAATGACGCAGTAATGGCTGCGTGGATGGAGGGAGCATGTTCTCATCTCATTACGGAATCGTTTGAGACCACAGATttctagtaaaaaaaaacgtccaaaCCGGATCGACGCCTCTCACAATGGTCCATAAGCGCGTCCTGTTCTTTAATCACTTGTTGCCTTGATTACTCTATTTGTTGCACAACAGTATTTATGAATGCAAAAAAGATTCTCTTTCTTGAACATGATGAGGCGCTGCTAATTGCCTTCTCACAGCAGGAGGAAAGAAATGGATGCTTATATTTATAAGCAGGGTTTGGAAAGTTCTCACCAAAACAATCATTTCTAATACAAACAAGACGAATATTTAAATGATCTTTGGATGCAAGTTTATTAGCTTTATTATGGAAAACAATATAATTTTTCATGAATGAACTGCATTCAAGATACATTTTAAGGTACCAACGTAGTACctttgtttttgcacttttgcacATCTGGCCTCTTTCATTTATTACAAACACCACCCGGTATTAAGGTGAAAGTTTAAAAGCTGCCATGTGACTTCCTGTTGTTACTCCAACATGGCTGCGTTCCCCAGTCCAAATCCTTTTGGCCCGAAGTTTTTGGCGTagcaaactgcaaaaaaaacaaaactggcTGAGGTGAAAATGAActgcaattttattttgaaatttgatCCATTTGATCCATCATCCAAGTTCATGATCAAAATGTGGTTTCAGAGTACtgtcaaaaaaggaaaatccaaAAGCACTTGAGCCtctatactgtgtgtgtgtgtgtgtgtgtgtgtgtgtgtgtgtgtgtgtgtgtgtgtgtgtgtgtgtgtgtgtgtgtgtgtgtgtgtgtacctttacAGTACAGCTCTCCATCCTTGTCTGTCACTGTGGTCGACTCCAGGCTTTTACCACACAGGGCGCAGCGGAAGCAGGTTTTATGCCACGGCTATAAGCGATTATTAAGATATATTAACAATTCAATAAACAAAGAAGCTTTAGTCTCCTGTGTGTGCATCTGGTCTTTGggtataaatatgttttatgaTTCTAAATCCACTCTGATGTCcatatcaaattaaataaacttatagtgagatgctctcaggttgtgtagtgagatgctctcaggttgtatagtgagatgctctcaggttgtgtagtgagatgctctcaggttgtatagtgagatgctctcaggttgtatagtgagatgctctcaggttgtgtagtgagatgctctcaggttgtgtagtgagatgctctcaggttgtatagtgagatgctctcaggttgtgtagtgagatgctctcaggctgtatagtgagatgctctcaggttgtgtagtgagatgctctcaggttgtgtagtgagatgctctcaggttgtatagtgagatgctctcaggttgtgtagtgagatgctctcaggctgtatagtgagatgctctcaggttgtgtagtgagatgctctcaggttgtgtagtgagatgctctcaggttgtgtagtgagatgctctcaggttgtgtagtgagatgctctcacgcacactagtgagatggcatgagtgtctcagtagtagTAGGCCCTTCATAATATGaggcctttctctcctcctgtctgtttgACACTTTGTCCTCAGAGCTCCTCCAAGCGTTCAGTGCGTTgtggttttttggggggggtttaggcCCCGTGTTCCTTACCTTGCCCGCTCCCATCACCTTCTCCGCTGCGTAGACGGCTTTGGAGCAGCGGGGGCAGCGGTCCGAACACCCAAACTTCAGAGAGGATTTATTTTCGTATTTGGAGTTTGAGGAAGCTGGTTGTGGTTTGGAGCTAGAAAAACAAAGCGGGTGGACATCAAATGTTTGATAaccagaaaagagagagagaagaggaagagcagagTGGAATTCTTTCTGAAAGGACAGTAAAACATCGGAGCCCTATTTACACCTtgttgtgtgtgggttttttttattgttaatgtgTAGTTATACATTTCTGTGTTTGGAAATCAACTATCAGACTGTAGAAAGCAGAATTGATGTGTCTGGATGCAACAGCTGCAGGTGGACATGTACCAATACGGCTCTAAGGTACGTTGTTCTTATGTGTGATTCACTCGCAATGAAGCCTTTCAACCAcagcccagcggggggggggggggggggggcacgtactCGTGATCCTGCAGGCCCTCGGGGCGAGGCGGGTCAGAGCTCAGGGCTCCGGCTCCTTGCCCGTAGCCGTAGCCCTTTGGCCCGTACTTCTTTCCGTAGCAGGACTTGCAGTGAATCTCAGACTCGTGCGCCGCCACCGTGGTGCTGTCCAGCGCTTTCCTGCAGCTCACTGAAGGGAGGAAGCAGCAAGCATTTCACACACTTTAACCAACTGCTGGGGGGGGTAAATGAAGCTCCCATTCAGCTGGTTTCATCAGTCAACAGTGGCGTTAACGCACAGTTGTCTTGTGATTCCATTTTGGTGGAAGAGAGGAGAGCGTTTCACTGAACTGCCGGAACACGTCGTTACgggggaaagaaggaggggatttttttggagagaaaacgaaaggaggagggagggagaagggagtgAGGGAGGTGGGCTCACTGCAGAGGAAGCAGGTCTTGTGGAAGCTCCTCCCGTTACACTGGATCTCCTCCGCGTGGTACACCGTCTTCTCGCAGGCCGCACAGCGGGCGCCTCCCCCCCAGTTCGGCATCTTCCACAAACAACCAAATTAATCCAGAGAAAAGTCAGCAGCTgacatattttgatattttttgtttgtttttttaaactgtttttgacctaatttttttttttttaattcattttttgaagTTTTCAaactaacattttttttttcaccatatttttttcccatgatgtTTTTTCAACACGTGAAGCCttctttaaaaatcttttttttcaatctaaCATTTTTAACTTCTTTGAGAGATTATTTGCCAGAACCAGGCTGTCATGTTAAGTAATGGAATGTGGTTCGACAAAATGAAGCTTCTCTGCTGATGGTCACCGAAATGCATCAAACCAGAGTCTGATAATGACCCCAGACGTGCTGCTGGCAGCTTTGATCCTATTTTGTAATCTCATATATTGTTATCATCACTAGTTATTCTAGTACTGGGAATAGGAATGAAGAAATCTGCTGCTGTTGGTAGTCGTCTCACTAGGTTTGAATGCCGCTGTGGGGCCTGTTGTCTGGCATTCCGGTCCTGGCTTCTATCAGAGGCCGCTCATCCCCTCGCGGGCCTGCCACGAGGCGTTCTAAGAGCCCATCCGTTACCGAGACCTCGGACGGGACAAACAATACCACCGGGAAATGTCTGATTCGTCCTCGAGACACATCGGACGTCTCACGCCGAACTGACCCCGCGACATTGAGGCTCGAGTAGAAAAAAGACCCCCAAAAAAGTCAGGTAAAGTAATGTAATTGAACCTCTTAGACTAAGTAATCATAAACCAACCACATTACCTGTGCTGTGATCAACTTTTCAGCAACAAACAGAAACGAGTCCTTACCTTGAATCCGAGCCTGTGTGCTCCGGTCCCGATCTCGGTTGCCTTTAATACcgaccatcccccccccccccccgccggccagCGGCGACGC carries:
- the csrp3 gene encoding cysteine and glycine-rich protein 3 isoform X2, producing MPNWGGGARCAACEKTVYHAEEIQCNGRSFHKTCFLCMSCRKALDSTTVAAHESEIHCKSCYGKKYGPKGYGYGQGAGALSSDPPRPEGLQDHDSKPQPASSNSKYENKSSLKFGCSDRCPRCSKAVYAAEKVMGAGKPWHKTCFRCALCGKSLESTTVTDKDGELYCKVCYAKNFGPKGFGLGNAAMLE
- the csrp3 gene encoding cysteine and glycine-rich protein 3 isoform X1 is translated as MPNWGGGARCAACEKTVYHAEEIQCNGRSFHKTCFLCMSCRKALDSTTVAAHESEIHCKSCYGKKYGPKGYGYGQGAGALSSDPPRPEGLQDHDSKPQPASSNSKYENKSSLKFGCSDRCPRCSKAVYAAEKVMGAGKPWHKTCFRCALCGKSLESTTVTDKDGELYCKGTHTHTHTHTHTHTHTHTHTHTHTHTHTV